A part of Methanomassiliicoccales archaeon genomic DNA contains:
- the glyS gene encoding glycine--tRNA ligase — translation MKEFNAGDVLSLCKRRGFIYPAYEIYGGIAGLYDYGPLGTQMKTNLIDLWRSIYVLEEGFVEIDSDIVGPEIVFKASGHAENFQDLMVSCSSCGEAYRADHLAKEVHSNPGALSKRELQELLREKGICCPSCKGALSDVEEFNLMFKTKIGPGSGRTGYLRPETAQGIFVNYPNLYRYMRERLPFGVVQIGRAYRNEISPRQGVIRLREFNQMEAELFIDPADKSWPRFKEVRDFKIRLVPNTDEQEVEMTIGEAVDKRIIAHETIAYFLYVTQRFLVKAGVDPKRLRFRQHLKTEMAHYAADCWDAEALLSYGWTEIVGIADRGCWDLSRHIQYSQADLTAFKRFERPIEVERKVFKPKYGLLGPEFKARSAKVGKALETVDFSMLKDGKVEVEVDGEKVSVPEKYFDIVLVKEKVNGEKVIPHVIEPSHGLDRILFTCLEHAYTCDDDGYVRLRLSSTAAPIKVGVFPLMAKDGLDAKAIEIDRLLRGHGIMTYYDDSGTIGRRYARMDEIGTPLCVTVDYEVFENDTVTVRDRDTSEQVRVAMKEIVETISKMLVNKAS, via the coding sequence ATGAAGGAGTTCAATGCCGGAGATGTCCTCTCTTTATGTAAAAGGAGGGGGTTCATCTACCCTGCCTACGAGATCTATGGCGGAATAGCAGGGCTCTACGATTATGGCCCATTGGGAACGCAGATGAAGACGAACCTGATAGACCTTTGGCGTTCGATCTATGTGCTGGAGGAGGGGTTCGTGGAGATCGATTCTGACATCGTTGGACCAGAGATCGTTTTCAAGGCGTCAGGTCACGCAGAGAATTTCCAAGACCTGATGGTCTCCTGCAGTTCATGTGGGGAGGCGTACAGAGCGGACCATCTGGCAAAAGAGGTCCATTCGAACCCAGGGGCTTTGTCCAAGAGAGAGTTGCAGGAGCTTCTGAGAGAGAAGGGCATATGCTGCCCTTCTTGCAAAGGAGCGCTCTCTGATGTCGAGGAGTTCAACCTTATGTTCAAAACGAAGATAGGCCCAGGGAGTGGAAGGACCGGCTATCTTCGCCCAGAGACGGCCCAGGGTATCTTTGTGAACTATCCTAATCTTTATAGATACATGAGGGAGCGTCTTCCTTTCGGGGTCGTCCAGATCGGAAGGGCCTACAGGAATGAGATATCCCCAAGACAGGGCGTTATCAGGCTTAGGGAGTTCAACCAGATGGAGGCTGAGCTTTTCATAGACCCTGCAGATAAGTCCTGGCCTAGGTTCAAGGAGGTCAGGGACTTCAAGATAAGGTTGGTCCCCAACACGGACGAGCAGGAGGTCGAGATGACCATTGGGGAGGCTGTGGATAAACGGATAATCGCACACGAGACCATAGCTTACTTCCTATATGTCACCCAACGTTTCCTCGTAAAGGCAGGTGTCGACCCCAAGAGGCTCAGGTTCAGGCAGCATCTAAAGACAGAGATGGCACATTACGCGGCCGATTGTTGGGATGCTGAGGCGCTTCTTTCCTATGGCTGGACGGAGATCGTGGGTATTGCTGATAGGGGTTGTTGGGACCTCTCTAGGCATATCCAATATTCCCAGGCGGATCTGACCGCTTTCAAGAGGTTCGAGAGGCCGATAGAGGTCGAAAGAAAGGTGTTCAAGCCCAAATATGGACTTCTTGGTCCAGAGTTCAAGGCAAGGTCCGCCAAGGTCGGTAAGGCCCTAGAGACGGTGGATTTTTCAATGCTAAAAGATGGCAAGGTCGAGGTCGAGGTGGACGGGGAGAAGGTCTCGGTCCCCGAGAAATATTTTGATATTGTGCTGGTCAAAGAGAAGGTGAACGGTGAGAAGGTCATACCGCATGTAATTGAGCCATCGCATGGACTGGACCGTATACTCTTCACCTGCCTTGAGCATGCCTACACGTGCGATGATGATGGCTATGTTCGCCTGAGGCTCTCTTCTACAGCCGCTCCGATCAAGGTGGGCGTGTTCCCGCTAATGGCAAAGGACGGCCTCGACGCAAAGGCCATAGAGATCGACAGACTGTTAAGGGGGCATGGCATCATGACATACTACGATGATTCAGGGACCATCGGTCGCCGTTATGCCCGGATGGACGAGATTGGGACTCCGTTGTGCGTCACTGTCGATTATGAGGTTTTTGAGAACGACACCGTCACAGTTAGGGACAGGGACACCAGCGAGCAGGTGAGGGTCGCGATGAAAGAGATTGTTGAGACGATCTCAAAGATGCTCGTGAACAAGGCCTCATGA
- the pap gene encoding polyphosphate:AMP phosphotransferase: MKNGASNNKEKLDRLRQELGQMQRQLREEKVPLAIIFEGLDYWGMANDINELIRWLDPRGFDFHDMLRPLADEKERPFIWRYFLRMPSKGRIAVFDRSWYFWAIYEHYKSKDKTRLNHRLHDIRMLERQHHDEGTLVIKFFLVPDKERKRNDDEKVHCKGKFHLSGEEFIDDIKNAMEEWKEILDTTNYEHAPWVVIKDGDEDETAIIIIEAILQHVLKARSKKQNETSMRRYETVKVVKSSALDEVDLSKMISEEKYKARLEKMQQKLAELQCKLYLKKVPSIIVFEGWDAAGKGGNILRLTASLNPRGYRVAPVTVPNDEELSHHYLWRFYKMFPKDGMMTIFDRSWYGRVLVERVEGYATAEQVERAYLEINDMERMLTSHGTIVIKFWLHIDPSEQLRRFKEREEDPYKRWKITEEDWRNRSKWDAYKQAVDDMISSTSTKRAPWTVIPSNDKRYSRIAVLEDIIERFEDRLD; this comes from the coding sequence TTGAAGAACGGGGCAAGCAATAATAAAGAAAAATTGGACCGTTTGAGGCAAGAGCTTGGCCAGATGCAAAGACAATTGAGAGAAGAAAAAGTGCCTCTGGCAATAATATTTGAAGGGCTTGATTATTGGGGGATGGCCAATGACATCAACGAGCTCATCAGATGGTTGGACCCAAGAGGGTTTGATTTCCACGACATGCTAAGACCTCTGGCCGATGAGAAGGAAAGACCGTTCATTTGGAGATATTTTTTAAGGATGCCATCTAAAGGAAGGATAGCTGTCTTTGACCGGAGCTGGTACTTCTGGGCAATATATGAACATTACAAATCCAAGGATAAGACCAGGTTAAACCACAGATTGCATGATATAAGGATGTTAGAGAGACAGCACCATGATGAGGGGACGTTGGTCATAAAGTTCTTCCTTGTTCCTGACAAGGAAAGGAAGAGAAATGATGATGAGAAGGTCCATTGTAAAGGGAAGTTTCACCTCTCTGGAGAAGAGTTCATCGACGATATCAAGAATGCAATGGAGGAATGGAAGGAGATCTTGGATACCACGAATTATGAACATGCCCCATGGGTGGTCATCAAAGATGGAGATGAGGATGAGACTGCGATTATCATAATCGAAGCGATACTTCAACATGTTCTGAAAGCTCGTTCTAAAAAGCAAAATGAGACCTCTATGCGCAGGTACGAGACCGTAAAGGTCGTCAAGTCCAGTGCATTGGATGAAGTTGACCTTAGTAAAATGATATCGGAAGAAAAATACAAAGCTCGGCTCGAAAAGATGCAACAAAAACTTGCCGAACTTCAATGTAAGTTATATCTGAAGAAGGTCCCGAGCATAATCGTATTCGAGGGGTGGGACGCTGCTGGCAAAGGGGGCAACATATTGAGGCTGACGGCCTCGTTGAACCCGAGAGGATATAGGGTTGCCCCTGTCACGGTGCCCAATGACGAGGAACTGTCACATCATTACCTTTGGAGGTTCTATAAAATGTTCCCAAAGGACGGGATGATGACCATATTCGACAGGAGCTGGTATGGTAGAGTCCTGGTCGAAAGGGTCGAGGGTTATGCGACCGCCGAGCAGGTCGAAAGAGCTTACCTTGAGATCAATGATATGGAACGAATGTTGACCTCTCATGGGACAATTGTAATTAAGTTCTGGCTTCACATAGACCCGTCTGAGCAGCTCAGGAGGTTCAAGGAAAGGGAGGAGGACCCATACAAGAGATGGAAGATCACCGAAGAGGATTGGAGGAACAGGTCCAAATGGGATGCATATAAGCAGGCGGTAGACGACATGATCTCATCGACAAGCACTAAAAGGGCCCCGTGGACGGTCATACCGTCCAATGATAAGAGGTACTCAAGGATCGCTGTTCTCGAGGACATTATAGAACGGTTCGAGGACCGTTTGGACTGA
- a CDS encoding elongation factor Tu, with amino-acid sequence MGNLNVAILSPVDYAKSIGKKGTSSDITLYDIKKGQDTVSLIEPTKYPERLAPLFFACSMSNSAIMVVDEINANFGECVIMLDCLGISKGWIVLRNYLTPDRVSSFIKGTSVESFIFIDDDPVSIREMLLLEAAKIPEAKGGSPNGAVPIDHHFNVRGVGTVVLGYVARGSIRRHDILTALPIKKQVQVRSIQKHDDDYEVSDCGDRVGLALKNIESEELDRGYVLTNDPTIRSERSISGKVQLIKYWPSPLKPGMVLHIGHWMQFQPARVDAVDNGSNWREPIIELSMEKDLIFPPCSKSVLTHLEGGKLRIVGTMVLP; translated from the coding sequence ATGGGAAACCTGAATGTCGCGATCCTCTCACCTGTCGACTATGCCAAGAGCATCGGCAAGAAGGGCACTTCATCAGATATCACGCTATATGACATTAAAAAGGGCCAAGATACCGTTAGTCTGATCGAGCCAACGAAATACCCAGAAAGGTTGGCACCTCTGTTCTTTGCATGTTCGATGTCGAACTCCGCAATCATGGTGGTAGATGAAATAAATGCCAACTTTGGCGAATGCGTGATAATGCTGGATTGTTTGGGGATCTCAAAAGGATGGATCGTCCTTAGGAATTATCTGACCCCTGACAGGGTCTCCTCATTCATAAAGGGCACATCGGTGGAATCCTTTATTTTCATCGACGATGACCCAGTGTCGATAAGAGAGATGTTGCTCTTGGAGGCAGCGAAAATTCCAGAGGCTAAAGGCGGATCTCCTAATGGGGCAGTCCCTATCGATCACCATTTCAATGTAAGAGGGGTAGGGACCGTCGTACTTGGTTATGTGGCAAGGGGCAGTATAAGAAGACATGACATATTGACCGCATTACCAATAAAGAAACAGGTTCAGGTAAGGTCCATCCAAAAACACGATGATGATTACGAAGTTTCAGATTGTGGCGACAGGGTAGGTCTCGCTCTGAAGAACATCGAATCTGAGGAGCTGGACAGAGGGTATGTTCTCACAAACGACCCGACGATCAGAAGCGAGAGGTCTATATCGGGTAAGGTGCAGCTCATCAAGTATTGGCCTTCACCCTTAAAACCTGGTATGGTCCTCCACATCGGGCATTGGATGCAATTTCAGCCTGCCAGGGTGGATGCGGTGGACAACGGGTCAAATTGGAGAGAGCCGATCATAGAACTCTCGATGGAAAAGGACCTCATATTCCCACCATGCAGCAAGTCGGTCCTGACCCATCTTGAGGGAGGAAAATTGAGGATAGTGGGGACTATGGTTTTGCCCTGA
- a CDS encoding PAS domain-containing protein, with amino-acid sequence MVKWKDKRLLITGLTTILALGSIIHFHLILGVTLVFTHFFYVPILLSTYWYGRRGMIVPILLIIALMISNLISFDFEAFIEDVARSSIMLLVGFVMSRVSERDKEHIRRLEENEQTLKEAQRIGQIGNWEWNIKDNSLKWSEEVYRIFGVEQSDFVPTYDNYFLMVPEEERERIRSAITRSLKNGSVLEIDHKILLKQGAMKVVHQRGEVVLDKDGRPLKMMGIVQDITERMKIEDKLRMANKKLSLITSISRHDLKNMITSISGYLDLGLRAEKEEKRRLYLEKAILNLKNLQDLIDEAKDFQDIGIREPEWIEVRKILEKFRPKVEETGRLFDNRVDELFVFCDPSLERILFNLVDNSLRHAKNASFIRFSVALKENGIVLICEDDGPGVVFEDKEEIFKKGVGKNTGLGLFFVKEALKECDMTVVENGDYGKGARFEIFIPSYKVRYKKSN; translated from the coding sequence ATGGTCAAATGGAAGGACAAGAGATTGTTGATCACTGGTCTGACAACGATCTTGGCTCTCGGTTCCATCATTCATTTTCATCTGATACTGGGGGTAACACTGGTCTTTACCCATTTTTTCTATGTTCCGATCCTGCTTTCGACTTATTGGTATGGGAGAAGAGGGATGATCGTCCCGATCCTATTGATCATCGCATTGATGATCTCGAATCTCATCTCTTTTGACTTCGAGGCCTTTATCGAGGATGTAGCGAGGTCCTCTATTATGCTCCTTGTAGGATTTGTCATGTCGAGAGTAAGTGAAAGGGACAAGGAACATATCCGCAGACTTGAAGAGAACGAGCAAACTTTGAAAGAGGCCCAGAGGATTGGGCAGATTGGAAATTGGGAATGGAACATTAAAGACAACAGCTTGAAATGGTCAGAAGAGGTCTATCGTATTTTTGGGGTCGAACAATCTGATTTCGTTCCAACATATGATAATTATTTCTTGATGGTACCTGAGGAGGAGAGAGAACGAATAAGGAGCGCGATCACCAGATCATTGAAAAATGGTAGTGTCCTTGAGATAGATCATAAGATTTTGTTGAAACAAGGTGCAATGAAGGTGGTCCATCAAAGAGGAGAGGTCGTACTGGACAAGGACGGCAGACCGTTGAAGATGATGGGAATAGTGCAAGACATCACCGAGAGGATGAAGATCGAGGACAAACTTCGAATGGCAAATAAGAAATTGAGCTTGATCACATCGATATCAAGACATGATCTCAAGAATATGATTACCTCAATATCAGGATACCTAGATCTAGGTTTAAGGGCAGAAAAGGAGGAGAAAAGACGGCTTTATCTTGAGAAGGCGATCTTGAACTTAAAGAACCTGCAGGACCTGATAGATGAGGCTAAAGATTTTCAGGATATTGGTATCAGGGAACCTGAATGGATAGAAGTGAGAAAGATCCTTGAAAAGTTTAGACCGAAGGTCGAAGAGACCGGTAGACTTTTTGATAACAGGGTCGATGAATTGTTTGTGTTCTGCGACCCTTCACTTGAAAGGATATTGTTCAACCTTGTTGATAACTCGCTTAGGCATGCCAAAAATGCTTCATTCATCAGGTTCTCTGTAGCGTTGAAGGAAAATGGCATAGTGCTGATATGTGAAGATGATGGTCCTGGTGTGGTCTTTGAAGATAAGGAGGAGATCTTCAAGAAAGGAGTTGGTAAGAACACCGGTTTAGGACTTTTCTTTGTAAAAGAGGCGTTAAAGGAATGTGATATGACGGTCGTTGAGAATGGTGATTATGGAAAAGGTGCAAGGTTTGAGATCTTCATTCCTTCTTACAAAGTGAGATATAAAAAAAGTAATTAA
- a CDS encoding CBS domain-containing protein, whose translation MVGDNIEAIKRREMLRSEIDANSIADLMSTDFETVGPDTPLSDVVAKMRAKNLHEIPVVNGKKLLGVVSFGSIIRKKTAVIGQKAKNVMEIPPSIKSSTPVTEVAETFISTGFRNLPVVKGGQVIGVVSRGDIVKLIKDIKEIRSLPVKSVMTTNVQAVNENDKLKDALEVMRKLDIRTVPVVDGGFKLTGIIGIRDIINYSWSGPGIKGIRKGEYKAESNPVDITVKSLMHDGPLTVTPDATLGEAVKLMSSKKISTLPVVEKDVLRGIVTKYDMLEMIASVRKRDMVYMQISGLEEEDRLSLDVMEREIQMGLQKIGKITRPMLFTMHVTKYNNSGNRAKYSLNGRLHTEYSTYNVSSVDWNLMKATIDMMAKFERLVTETKEERLEKKRKGPR comes from the coding sequence ATGGTAGGAGACAACATCGAGGCAATAAAGAGAAGGGAGATGTTGAGGTCAGAGATCGATGCGAACAGCATCGCCGACCTCATGAGCACCGACTTCGAGACCGTGGGACCTGATACACCGTTGTCGGATGTCGTTGCTAAGATGAGGGCAAAGAACCTGCATGAGATCCCGGTAGTGAATGGAAAGAAGCTGCTCGGTGTGGTAAGCTTCGGGAGCATCATCAGGAAGAAGACCGCCGTGATAGGGCAGAAGGCCAAGAATGTCATGGAGATACCTCCGTCCATCAAGTCCTCGACCCCGGTGACAGAGGTGGCGGAGACATTCATATCGACAGGGTTCAGGAACCTGCCGGTGGTCAAGGGAGGTCAGGTCATAGGGGTGGTCTCCAGGGGGGACATAGTGAAACTGATCAAAGACATCAAGGAGATCAGGTCCCTTCCGGTCAAGAGCGTGATGACGACGAATGTCCAGGCCGTGAACGAGAACGACAAGCTGAAGGATGCATTGGAAGTGATGAGGAAACTGGATATCAGGACCGTCCCGGTCGTTGATGGAGGGTTCAAATTGACCGGCATCATAGGGATAAGGGACATCATCAACTACTCTTGGTCTGGTCCAGGCATCAAAGGGATAAGGAAGGGCGAGTACAAGGCCGAGTCGAATCCCGTCGATATCACGGTCAAGTCACTGATGCACGACGGGCCATTGACAGTGACCCCAGATGCGACGCTCGGAGAAGCGGTCAAGCTGATGAGCTCGAAAAAGATCTCCACTTTGCCAGTGGTCGAGAAGGACGTCCTAAGAGGTATCGTCACGAAATACGACATGCTGGAGATGATCGCTTCAGTCCGAAAGCGCGACATGGTGTACATGCAGATCTCCGGTCTAGAAGAGGAGGACCGTCTGTCGCTCGACGTGATGGAGAGAGAGATCCAAATGGGGTTACAGAAGATCGGCAAGATAACGAGACCGATGCTCTTCACCATGCATGTAACGAAATACAACAACTCTGGAAACAGGGCCAAATACTCTTTGAACGGACGATTGCATACTGAATACTCGACCTACAACGTCAGCTCGGTCGATTGGAACCTCATGAAGGCGACCATCGACATGATGGCAAAGTTCGAGAGGCTTGTCACAGAGACAAAAGAGGAACGCCTGGAGAAGAAGCGTAAAGGTCCTAGGTGA
- a CDS encoding valine--tRNA ligase encodes MSQYEAVPTERKWQKIWKEMGIYHFDFGSDKPVYSIDNPPRYTSGALHLGHATGYSLIDFAARYHRMRGFNVMFPLCFDVNGTPVEVKVEKKYGISKLNTPRQDYIKKCEEFANSFISEMTRQFEILGESMDPTVYYQTNAPYYRRITQISFLQLLKAGLAYKGTYPVNWCPSCITALADAEVEYESNETKLNYIYFGLKGGAEKIEIATTRPELLCTCQLIAVHPGDEKHAGLVGKTAIVPIFGKEVKIMADDKVDPSFGTGIVMICTIGDKTDLEWVMKYHLPLEKGIDEQGRMTDLAGKYEGMPIKEARRQVIEDLKNMGLLYKQEDLQQNVGICWRCHAPIEFLQVEQWFIKTMDFKKEILRLADDINWFPEFMKVRLQDWVNSLQWDWVVSRQRYFATPIPVWECDACGHVVPAREEDCYIDPTMSDPPVPVCPECGGKLSPCEDVFDTWMDSSISPLYCTFWQRDEEKFKRLYPMTVRPQSHDIIRTWAFYTMLREYLVTGKKPWENIMIHGFIMAPDGTPMHTSAGNVIDPMPLLEEYGADALRYYACTCALGEDNAFRERDVVHGKKLCTKIWNLGKLVEKTVRSKPPMHRLHVTDEWILSRFSKVVEEVTDHMEAYQFDKAMKEVESFAWKEFADHYVEMVKHRVKDPDDEGVRYTLYTVYLGIIKMLAPMLPHVTEDAYQAFAEMDGHKSIHVSPWPEPVMFDDAAEQKGELVKDVIAAIRAWKAERKMALNAEIAMVKLIGNGARSLQGLEKDVAETVKARSLVIEDKAELEERIIAVRPIPSKIGPLFKGAGKEITDLIKAADPGTFGRKVLEGTAELKLKDGTLVRIGPDIAEVEKSMSLDGQFVETLQVGEILVVLQV; translated from the coding sequence ATGTCGCAATACGAGGCCGTACCGACCGAGAGGAAATGGCAAAAGATATGGAAGGAGATGGGCATCTATCATTTCGACTTTGGGTCTGACAAGCCTGTCTATTCGATAGACAACCCGCCTAGGTACACATCGGGGGCCCTGCACTTGGGCCACGCCACGGGATATTCTCTTATCGATTTTGCTGCTAGATATCACAGGATGCGAGGATTCAATGTCATGTTCCCATTGTGCTTTGATGTCAACGGAACGCCGGTCGAGGTGAAGGTGGAGAAGAAATATGGAATATCAAAACTGAACACGCCGCGTCAGGATTACATCAAGAAGTGCGAGGAGTTCGCCAACTCATTCATCAGTGAGATGACGAGACAGTTCGAGATCCTCGGCGAGTCCATGGACCCGACGGTCTATTATCAGACAAATGCCCCGTATTACAGAAGGATCACACAGATTTCATTCCTTCAGCTGCTCAAAGCAGGTCTGGCCTATAAAGGGACGTATCCTGTGAATTGGTGCCCCAGCTGCATAACCGCCCTAGCGGATGCTGAGGTAGAGTATGAGAGCAACGAGACTAAGCTGAACTACATATATTTTGGGCTGAAGGGCGGTGCTGAAAAGATAGAGATTGCGACGACGAGGCCTGAGCTTCTTTGCACCTGCCAATTGATAGCGGTCCACCCAGGGGATGAAAAACATGCCGGTCTGGTGGGGAAGACGGCCATCGTGCCGATCTTTGGGAAGGAAGTGAAGATCATGGCTGACGATAAGGTGGACCCGTCGTTCGGAACCGGCATCGTCATGATATGCACCATAGGTGACAAGACGGACCTCGAATGGGTCATGAAATATCATCTTCCCCTTGAGAAGGGAATTGACGAGCAGGGCAGGATGACCGATCTGGCAGGAAAATACGAAGGAATGCCCATCAAGGAAGCGCGCAGGCAGGTCATCGAAGACCTAAAAAATATGGGACTATTGTACAAGCAAGAGGACCTGCAACAGAACGTTGGCATATGCTGGCGATGCCACGCACCGATAGAGTTCCTACAGGTGGAGCAGTGGTTCATCAAGACGATGGACTTTAAGAAGGAGATACTCCGACTTGCAGATGATATCAATTGGTTCCCAGAGTTCATGAAGGTCCGGCTCCAGGATTGGGTAAATTCCCTCCAGTGGGACTGGGTGGTCTCACGACAAAGGTACTTTGCCACTCCGATCCCTGTATGGGAATGCGATGCCTGCGGACATGTCGTGCCAGCAAGGGAGGAGGACTGTTATATCGACCCTACAATGTCCGACCCACCGGTCCCTGTCTGCCCGGAATGTGGTGGGAAGCTGTCACCGTGCGAAGATGTATTCGATACTTGGATGGATTCTTCGATCTCACCGCTCTATTGTACATTCTGGCAGCGCGATGAGGAGAAGTTCAAGAGACTCTATCCTATGACGGTGAGGCCCCAGTCCCATGACATCATCAGAACATGGGCGTTCTACACCATGCTCAGGGAGTACCTCGTCACAGGTAAAAAGCCCTGGGAGAACATCATGATTCATGGTTTCATCATGGCCCCAGATGGAACCCCCATGCATACATCGGCCGGTAACGTCATCGATCCTATGCCCTTATTGGAAGAGTACGGGGCGGATGCCTTGAGATATTATGCTTGCACCTGCGCCCTAGGTGAAGACAATGCGTTCAGGGAGAGAGACGTTGTACACGGTAAGAAGCTCTGCACAAAGATATGGAATCTGGGAAAGCTTGTGGAAAAGACCGTGAGGTCAAAGCCCCCCATGCATCGTCTGCACGTCACAGATGAATGGATACTCAGCAGGTTCTCAAAAGTTGTCGAAGAGGTCACGGACCATATGGAGGCCTACCAGTTCGACAAGGCGATGAAAGAGGTCGAGTCGTTCGCCTGGAAGGAGTTCGCAGACCATTACGTCGAGATGGTGAAGCACCGTGTGAAGGACCCTGATGATGAGGGCGTCAGATATACCCTTTATACAGTCTATCTGGGCATCATAAAGATGCTGGCACCTATGCTGCCCCATGTGACCGAGGACGCCTACCAGGCCTTCGCAGAGATGGATGGCCATAAAAGCATCCATGTGAGCCCTTGGCCAGAACCGGTCATGTTCGATGATGCCGCTGAGCAGAAAGGAGAGCTGGTCAAAGATGTGATCGCCGCCATCAGGGCCTGGAAGGCGGAGAGAAAGATGGCATTGAATGCCGAGATCGCGATGGTCAAACTTATTGGAAATGGGGCAAGATCGTTGCAAGGACTGGAAAAAGATGTCGCTGAGACGGTCAAGGCCCGTTCGCTTGTCATAGAAGATAAGGCTGAGCTAGAGGAGAGAATTATAGCGGTCAGGCCAATACCATCGAAGATCGGACCTTTGTTCAAGGGAGCGGGGAAGGAGATAACAGACCTGATAAAGGCAGCGGACCCGGGAACTTTCGGAAGAAAGGTATTGGAGGGGACGGCAGAACTGAAGCTCAAGGATGGCACTCTGGTGAGGATCGGTCCAGATATTGCTGAGGTCGAGAAATCCATGTCCCTTGACGGCCAATTTGTTGAGACTCTGCAAGTAGGTGAGATCTTGGTCGTTCTTCAGGTTTAG
- a CDS encoding epoxyqueuosine reductase, with amino-acid sequence MSEKLREKIFEKAASMDVHLIGVADPEAWRSPPFDVWMPEEFYPSNIWPDCRSVIVIGFPISLPVLESTPSIHYHELYKTVNSLLDQVAYRLSVFLSEMGHGSFFIPRDGYGSLSVLKDRPMAFFSHKHAAYFAGLGTFGMNNTLLTKNYGPRVRFTSVFTSAKLPYDLPLESQLCTRCFRCIKKCPVQALPGKDYPEALMDKERCRAYHEKLYARHISPCGICIKVCPVGEDRELFARTDMLVYEHDGPRRELRNGWKHVQEYGGKKE; translated from the coding sequence ATGAGTGAAAAACTTCGCGAAAAGATCTTTGAAAAGGCGGCATCCATGGATGTGCATTTGATCGGCGTCGCCGATCCTGAAGCTTGGAGGTCCCCACCATTTGATGTTTGGATGCCTGAGGAGTTCTATCCTTCCAATATCTGGCCTGATTGTAGGTCAGTAATTGTCATAGGGTTCCCCATCAGTCTTCCGGTTTTAGAGAGCACCCCCTCTATACACTACCATGAGTTGTACAAGACCGTGAACTCTCTTCTTGACCAGGTAGCCTATAGGTTAAGTGTTTTCTTGAGCGAAATGGGTCATGGGTCATTTTTCATCCCCAGGGACGGCTACGGGAGCCTAAGTGTGCTCAAGGACAGACCTATGGCATTCTTTTCTCACAAGCATGCAGCATATTTTGCTGGCCTGGGTACCTTTGGAATGAACAACACCCTTCTCACCAAGAACTATGGTCCGAGGGTCAGGTTCACATCTGTCTTCACATCTGCGAAGCTTCCTTACGATCTCCCATTGGAGAGTCAATTATGCACAAGATGTTTCAGGTGCATCAAGAAATGCCCAGTCCAAGCATTGCCGGGTAAGGACTATCCCGAGGCTTTGATGGACAAAGAGAGATGCAGGGCATATCACGAGAAGCTGTATGCCCGTCACATATCTCCCTGTGGCATATGCATCAAGGTCTGCCCGGTTGGTGAGGATAGAGAGCTGTTCGCCAGGACGGACATGTTGGTCTATGAACATGATGGGCCGCGGAGGGAGCTCAGAAATGGGTGGAAACACGTTCAGGAATATGGGGGGAAGAAAGAGTAG